A stretch of Lysinibacillus agricola DNA encodes these proteins:
- a CDS encoding ABC transporter ATP-binding protein, whose protein sequence is MTKKEVLLEINHLKAYFPVKRKSMKEEKKVIKAVDDISLEIFRGETLGIVGESGSGKSTFGRTILKLVEPTEGEIFYKGQPIQQLKGSKLQTYRNQMQMIFQDPFASLNPRMRIGAIIEEPMKLQLTLTKEQRKERVKELLQKVGLPEDAMQKFPHEFSGGQRQRIGIARALAIHPEFIIADEPVSALDVSVQSQVLNLMMDLQDEFHLTYLFISHDLSVVKHISDRVAVLYLGRVVEIGAKKELYANPLHPYTQALLSAIPIINFDKPKQEISLQGELPSPMNPPVGCVFHTRCPYVMERCHQERPVLQEENIQQRVACFLYDK, encoded by the coding sequence ATGACGAAGAAAGAAGTTTTGCTTGAAATTAATCATTTAAAAGCCTACTTTCCTGTGAAACGTAAGTCGATGAAGGAAGAGAAAAAGGTCATTAAAGCAGTCGATGATATTTCTCTTGAAATTTTCCGTGGCGAGACACTTGGTATCGTTGGAGAATCCGGCTCAGGGAAATCGACGTTTGGTCGAACTATTTTAAAACTCGTTGAACCGACCGAGGGAGAAATTTTCTATAAAGGACAGCCCATTCAGCAGTTAAAGGGAAGTAAGCTGCAAACCTATCGTAATCAAATGCAAATGATTTTTCAGGATCCTTTTGCATCACTCAATCCTCGTATGCGAATAGGTGCCATTATCGAAGAGCCGATGAAGCTACAATTAACATTAACGAAAGAGCAACGCAAAGAACGTGTAAAGGAGCTTTTACAAAAGGTTGGTTTACCAGAAGATGCTATGCAAAAGTTCCCGCATGAATTTTCCGGCGGCCAAAGACAACGAATCGGGATTGCGCGGGCGCTTGCTATTCATCCAGAGTTCATTATTGCAGATGAGCCTGTGTCTGCACTAGATGTTTCGGTGCAGTCACAGGTCTTGAACTTAATGATGGATTTACAGGATGAATTTCATTTGACCTATTTATTTATTTCACATGATTTAAGCGTTGTGAAACATATTAGCGATCGAGTGGCTGTCTTGTATTTAGGGAGGGTAGTGGAAATTGGCGCAAAGAAAGAATTATATGCGAATCCTCTGCATCCATATACGCAGGCATTGCTATCAGCCATTCCAATTATCAATTTTGATAAACCGAAACAAGAAATATCGTTACAGGGAGAATTGCCAAGCCCTATGAATCCTCCTGTAGGTTGTGTGTTTCATACACGTTGTCCATATGTGATGGAAAGATGTCATCAGGAGCGACCTGTGCTTCAGGAAGAAAATATACAACAACGGGTAGCGTGCTTTTTATATGATAAGTAA
- a CDS encoding ABC transporter ATP-binding protein, producing MDQSKENQVLLEVNHLKIKFHLKNGQQAKVVDDVSFAIRKGETVALVGESGSGKSITSLSIMRLLPIPPGEITAGTIKLNGKNLLDYKNKEMSNIRGKEISMIFQEPMTSLDPVFTIANQMMEGIRRHQGISKKEAREKSLQLLKEVGIANAEKVIAEYPHQLSGGMRQRVMIAIAMSNNPQLLIADEPTTALDVTVQAQILKLMMKMKEEHHSAILFITHDMSVVAETADRVMVMYAGQIVEEAPVRELFMNPKHPYTSALLKTMPNLDADVKRLPSIPGTVPPAYALPEGCRFAPRCPFAMERCHEVQPEVIHIQDEHKVRCHLFTEKGALDYDEERSFA from the coding sequence ATGGATCAGTCAAAAGAAAATCAGGTGCTCCTAGAGGTAAATCATTTAAAAATAAAATTCCATTTAAAAAATGGTCAGCAGGCGAAAGTTGTTGATGATGTGAGCTTTGCCATTCGTAAGGGAGAGACGGTTGCGCTTGTAGGTGAGTCTGGAAGCGGTAAAAGTATTACATCGTTATCCATTATGCGGTTACTGCCCATACCACCAGGAGAAATTACAGCTGGTACGATTAAATTGAATGGTAAAAATCTCTTAGACTATAAAAATAAAGAGATGAGCAATATAAGAGGCAAGGAAATTAGTATGATTTTTCAAGAGCCGATGACATCATTAGATCCAGTTTTTACAATCGCTAATCAAATGATGGAAGGAATTCGTAGGCATCAAGGGATTTCAAAAAAAGAAGCGAGGGAGAAATCTCTACAACTCTTAAAAGAAGTTGGTATTGCCAATGCAGAAAAGGTTATTGCTGAATATCCGCATCAATTATCAGGTGGTATGCGTCAGCGTGTCATGATTGCGATTGCCATGTCCAATAACCCTCAGTTGCTGATTGCTGATGAGCCGACAACGGCACTTGATGTAACAGTACAAGCACAAATTTTAAAGCTTATGATGAAGATGAAGGAAGAACATCATTCGGCTATATTATTTATTACGCATGATATGAGCGTTGTAGCGGAAACGGCAGACCGAGTTATGGTCATGTATGCAGGACAAATCGTAGAAGAAGCACCCGTGCGAGAGCTTTTTATGAATCCAAAGCATCCGTATACATCTGCTCTTTTAAAAACAATGCCTAATCTAGACGCAGATGTTAAAAGGTTGCCGTCAATCCCAGGCACTGTTCCACCAGCTTATGCGTTACCAGAGGGCTGTCGCTTTGCACCACGCTGTCCATTTGCGATGGAACGATGCCATGAGGTGCAGCCTGAGGTAATCCATATTCAAGACGAGCATAAAGTGCGCTGTCATTTATTCACGGAGAAGGGGGCGCTTGATTATGACGAAGAAAGAAGTTTTGCTTGA
- a CDS encoding P1 family peptidase has product MFGNITDVPGVKVGHAENSEGITGCTAILVENGAVCGVDVRGSAPGTRETDALDPINEINHVHGICLSGGSAFGLDAATGVMQFLEEQGIGVDAGVATIPIVPSAVLFDLFIGDPKTRPTARMGYEAAKSAVIGPFANGNTGAGYGATIGKLAGPQFCMKGGLGSASIAGKEGVVVGAIVAVNAVGDVKDPNTRETLAGARNPKTGEWIDCCAYLEEYVQSEALSGTNTTIGVIAVNARLTKAEAKKIAQLTQNALARTIYPVHTMLDGDTIFVLGTGDKTYPVDYLGHLATRAMEVAIIAGIKAADKLDEVESFKSIQIMST; this is encoded by the coding sequence ATGTTTGGAAATATTACAGATGTGCCTGGAGTTAAGGTTGGGCATGCAGAAAATAGTGAAGGAATTACTGGCTGTACAGCGATTTTAGTGGAAAATGGTGCAGTTTGCGGTGTCGATGTAAGAGGTTCTGCACCAGGCACTCGAGAGACTGATGCACTTGATCCTATTAACGAAATTAATCATGTACATGGGATTTGCTTGTCCGGAGGAAGTGCATTCGGATTGGATGCTGCGACAGGAGTCATGCAATTTTTAGAGGAGCAGGGTATTGGTGTGGATGCAGGTGTTGCTACCATTCCAATTGTTCCTAGTGCTGTACTGTTCGATCTATTTATCGGTGATCCAAAGACAAGACCTACTGCTCGAATGGGCTATGAAGCAGCTAAGAGTGCGGTTATTGGTCCATTTGCAAATGGTAATACAGGAGCCGGTTATGGTGCGACGATAGGTAAATTGGCAGGTCCTCAATTTTGTATGAAAGGGGGGCTAGGTAGTGCCTCTATAGCTGGCAAAGAGGGTGTTGTTGTTGGCGCCATTGTGGCTGTCAACGCTGTTGGGGATGTAAAAGATCCTAATACAAGAGAAACACTAGCAGGTGCAAGGAATCCGAAAACAGGGGAATGGATTGATTGCTGTGCTTATTTAGAAGAGTATGTGCAATCGGAAGCATTGTCTGGTACGAATACGACAATCGGTGTCATTGCAGTGAATGCCAGGCTGACAAAAGCAGAGGCGAAAAAAATAGCTCAGCTTACACAAAATGCTCTCGCACGGACGATTTATCCTGTTCACACAATGCTGGATGGAGATACGATTTTCGTGCTAGGTACAGGAGATAAAACATATCCAGTTGACTATTTGGGCCATTTGGCTACGAGAGCTATGGAGGTAGCGATCATTGCTGGCATTAAAGCTGCTGATAAATTAGATGAAGTAGAAAGCTTTAAAAGCATTCAAATAATGAGCACATAG
- a CDS encoding aldehyde dehydrogenase family protein, whose product MKKIPMLINGEWVHASMEALLDVMNPSTGEVIAQITNASKTHVDKAVRAARVAFESEEWRKIKAYERGQLLVEFAHYIRKHAEEWSLLECRDVGKPLTQARADIEAAARYFEFLWGAADKVMGDTIPIEDGILNAVVLEPVGITVHIVPWNYPIQITARSVAAAIATGNAVIVKSAEDTPLTTHAITEWFAGKLPRGIFQHITGLGREVGPYLTSHPDINHITFTGSVPTGIAVMKSAAENVVPVTLELGGKSPNIVFADANMEQALDGVVRAIIQNAGQTCSAGARLLIEESVKETFIAQLVQKFQALKVGPGEADVDMGPLLNERQYTKISTLLQKAKEDGYVVTGGETLTIEGYEKGYYVEPTILAGVEANDALAQEEIFGPVLTVLTFTTVEEAIALANSTDYGLVAGVWSKDIDTAHYVASRVQAGQVFINNYGAAGGIQMPFGGYKKSGIGREKGFVALRNYTQMKNIAIRYAPPNQI is encoded by the coding sequence GTGAAAAAAATTCCGATGTTGATAAATGGAGAGTGGGTTCACGCTAGTATGGAGGCATTATTAGATGTTATGAACCCCTCTACTGGTGAAGTCATTGCCCAAATTACGAATGCAAGTAAAACTCATGTCGACAAGGCTGTACGTGCTGCACGTGTAGCGTTTGAAAGTGAAGAGTGGCGGAAAATAAAGGCCTATGAACGAGGACAGCTACTTGTTGAATTTGCCCACTATATACGCAAGCATGCAGAGGAATGGAGTTTATTAGAATGTCGTGATGTTGGAAAGCCGTTAACACAAGCGAGAGCAGATATTGAAGCAGCAGCTCGCTATTTTGAGTTTTTATGGGGAGCTGCTGATAAAGTAATGGGGGACACGATTCCCATTGAAGACGGCATTTTAAATGCGGTAGTGTTAGAGCCTGTCGGAATTACCGTACATATCGTGCCTTGGAATTATCCTATTCAAATTACTGCGAGAAGTGTAGCGGCTGCCATTGCTACTGGCAATGCAGTAATTGTCAAAAGTGCGGAGGATACGCCATTAACTACACACGCCATAACGGAATGGTTTGCGGGTAAATTGCCAAGAGGTATTTTTCAGCATATTACAGGTTTAGGTCGTGAAGTTGGGCCATATTTAACATCTCATCCTGATATCAATCATATTACGTTCACAGGCTCTGTTCCAACAGGCATTGCAGTGATGAAGTCAGCTGCTGAAAATGTTGTACCTGTAACGTTAGAGCTTGGTGGGAAATCACCAAATATTGTTTTTGCGGACGCCAACATGGAGCAAGCACTTGATGGAGTTGTACGTGCCATTATTCAGAATGCCGGACAAACATGCTCAGCAGGGGCCAGATTACTTATTGAAGAAAGTGTGAAAGAGACCTTTATCGCGCAATTAGTGCAAAAATTCCAAGCTTTAAAAGTTGGTCCGGGTGAGGCAGACGTTGATATGGGGCCACTTCTAAATGAACGACAATATACGAAGATTTCAACACTGCTGCAAAAGGCGAAGGAAGATGGTTATGTGGTCACTGGTGGTGAAACACTGACGATTGAAGGCTATGAAAAGGGCTATTATGTTGAACCAACAATACTTGCAGGGGTAGAAGCAAATGATGCACTTGCACAGGAGGAAATATTCGGACCTGTGTTGACTGTATTGACGTTTACGACGGTTGAGGAAGCAATTGCCTTAGCGAATAGTACAGACTACGGTTTAGTTGCAGGTGTGTGGTCAAAGGATATAGATACTGCCCATTATGTCGCAAGTCGAGTGCAGGCTGGACAAGTGTTTATCAATAATTATGGAGCAGCAGGCGGAATTCAAATGCCGTTTGGTGGCTATAAAAAGAGCGGTATTGGTCGAGAAAAAGGTTTTGTGGCGTTAAGAAATTATACGCAAATGAAAAATATCGCAATACGCTATGCACCACCAAATCAAATATGA